From a region of the Polypterus senegalus isolate Bchr_013 unplaced genomic scaffold, ASM1683550v1 scaffold_138, whole genome shotgun sequence genome:
- the LOC120520391 gene encoding inactive phospholipase C-like protein 2, with product MPTEKKISSASDCINSMVEGSELKKVRSNSRVYHRYFLLDADMQSLRWEPSKKESEKAKIDIKSIKEVRTGKNTEIFRTNGIYDQISEDCAFSVIYGENYESLDLVANSADVANIWVTGLRYLVSYGKHTLDMIESSQNNMRTSWLSDLFAEADINGVGEVNLSTAVQMIKNLNSGLKHSKIELKFKEFHKAKDKIGDNVIKEEFIEVFHELCTRPEIYFLLVQFSSNKEFLDTKDLMMFLEAEQGMAQVSEEMSLELIHKYEPSREGREKGCLSLDGFTNYLMSSECQIFDPEHTKVCQDMKQPLSHYYINSSHNTYLIEDQFRGPSDITGYIRALKMGCRSVEMDVWDGPDNEPVIYTGHTMTSQIVFRSVIDIINKYAFVASEYPLILCLENHCSVKQQKVMSQHIKKILGDKIYTDCPNVNDTYLPSPDGLKNKILLKAKKLAQNCSGLEGDVTDEDEGAEMSQRVANESGEPQTMVAQKRFKLSKELSDMVSLCKSVAFNDFQFSFQSQKYWEMCSFNEVLATRFSNDCAGDFVNYNKRFLARVFPSPMRIDSSNMNPQDFWKCGCQIVAMNFQTPGLMMDLNIGWFRQNGNCGFVLRPAIMREEVSYFSANTKDSVPGVSPQLLHIKIISGQNFPKPKGSGAKGDVVDPYVYVEIHGIPADCAEQRTKTIYQNGDNPIFDESFEFQINLPELAMVRFVVLDDDYIGDEFIGQYTIPFECLQPGYRHVPMQSLTGEVLPHASLFVHVAITNRRGGGKPHKRGLSVRKGKKSREYPAMRILFIKALDEVFKNAIQPLKEGTDLRENMQ from the coding sequence ATGCCAACAGAGAAGAAAATCAGTAGTGCCAGTGACTGCATTAACTCCATGGTGGAAGGTTCTGAACTCAAAAAAGTCAGATCCAATTCAAGAGTATATCATAGATATTTTCTTTTAGATGCAGATATGCAGTCCCTAAGATGGGAACCCTCAaagaaagaatctgaaaaagcaAAAATTGATATAAAATCCATTAAGGAGGTGCGGACAGGAAAGAACACTGAAATTTTCCGTACCAACGGTATTTATGATCAGATATCTGAAGACTGTGCATTTTCAGTCATATATGGAGAAAACTATGAATCATTGGACTTGGTAGCAAATTCTGCAGATGTTGCAAACATTTGGGTAACTGGGCTTAGATACCTGGTGTCCTATGGAAAACATACCCTTGATATGATTGAGAGCAGTCAAAATAACATGAGGACTTCGTGGCTGTCTGACCTCTTTGCTGAGGCAGATATTAATGGTGTTGGTGAAGTGAATTTGAGCACAGCAGTGCAAATGATCAAAAACCTTAATTCTGGACTAAAGCACAGCAAAATAGAGTTGAAGTTTAAAGAATTTCACAAAGCTAAAGACAAAATAGGAGATAACGTTATAAAGGAGGAATTCATCGAAGTGTTCCATGAACTTTGCACCAGACCTGAAATCTACTTTCTTTTGGTTCAGTTCTCAAGCAATAAAGAGTTCCTTGATACCAAGGATCTCATGATGTTTCTGGAAGCCGAGCAGGGAATGGCCCAAGTGAGCGAAGAAATGAGTCTTGAATTGATTCACAAGTACGAACCGTCAAGGGAAGGACGAGAGAAGGGTTGCCTCTCCTTGGATGGATTTACGAATTACCTCATGTCATCCGAGTGCCAAATATTTGACCCTGAACATACAAAAGTGTGTCAGGACATGAAACAACCCTTGTCTCATTATTATATTAATTCTTCTCATAATACCTATTTGATAGAAGACCAGTTTCGTGGCCCTTCTGACATCACAGGATATATTAGAGCCCTTAAAATGGGCTGTCGGAGTGTTGAGATGGATGTTTGGGATGGTCCAGACAACGAGCCTGTTATATATACAGGCCACACTATGACATCACAAATTGTCTTCCGTAGTGTGATTGACATTATTAACAAATACGCTTTTGTAGCTTCTGAATACCCCCTGATTCTTTGTTTAGAAAATCATTGTTCTGTTAAGCAACAGAAAGTCATGTCTCAGCATATTAAAAAGATCCTTGGAGACAAAATCTATACGGACTGCCCAAATGTGAATGACACTTACCTGCCATCTCCTGATGGTCTAAAAAACAAGATCTTACTGAAAGCCAAGAAGCTTGCGCAAAACTGCAGCGGTCTGGAGGGAGATGTGACCGATGAAGATGAGGGAGCAGAGATGTCACAAAGAGTGGCTAATGAATCTGGAGAACCTCAGACCATGGTCGCCCAGAAGAGGTTTAAGCTTTCCAAAGAACTTTCTGACATGGTGAGCCTTTGTAAGTCGGTGGCATTCAATGatttccagttttccttccagaGCCAGAAATATTGGGAAATGTGTTCTTTCAATGAAGTTTTAGCAACCCGCTTTTCTAATGACTGTGCTGGAGATTTTGTGAATTATAATAAAAGGTTCCTTGCCAGAGTTTTCCCAAGTCCCATGAGGATAGATTCTAGTAACATGAATCCCCAGGACTTCTGGAAATGTGGATGCCAGATAGTAGCCATGAATTTTCAAACTCCAGGCTTAATGATGGATCTTAATATTGGCTGGTTCCGACAAAATGGAAATTGTGGATTTGTGCTCCGGCCTGCTATTATGAGGGAAGAAGTGTCCTACTTTAGTGCCAACACTAAGGATTCAGTTCCAGGAGTTTCGCCTCAGcttcttcacattaagatcattAGTGGGCAGAACTTTCCAAAACCCAAGGGCTCTGGTGCAAAGGGTGATGTTGTCGATCCTTATGTCTATGTGGAAATTCACGGAATACCAGCTGACTGTGCTGAACAGAGGACCAAAACTATATATCAGAACGGAGATAATCCTATTTTTGATGAGAGCTTCGAGTTCCAAATCAACCTGCCAGAGCTGGCCATGGTTCGCTTTGTGGTGCTGGATGATGACTACATTGGAGACGAATTTATTGGACAGTACACGATTCCCTTTGAGTGCCTACAGCCAGGTTATCGTCATGTTCCAATGCAGTCCCTAACAGGAGAGGTGTTACCTCACGCTTCACTTTTTGTACACGTGGCAATCACAAACCGTAGAGGTGGTGGCAAACCTCACAAGCGAGGGCTTTCTGTGAGGAAAGGAAAGAAATCCAGGGAGTACCCCGCAATGAGGATATTGTTTATTAAGGCCCTGGATGAAGTCTTCAAGAATGCAATTCAGCCTCTTAAAGAAGGAACGGATctaagagagaacatgcag